The DNA region GGATCCATATCCGCCTCGGGGTAGACGGCAGGATCGTGATAGTAGCTGGCGCCGCCGTACCGAGCGTATGGATCTGCGTGCTGGGCAAAGGACTCCAGCACCCACTCAAAGCCTTGTTTGACATAGCCCTTCAGGCTTTCCACCTGCCTGGCAAACCGCATATCCACGAGCTGTGGCGGTCCCATTTGCATGACGCCGACATCCAGCCAGCCGTGAAGGAGCGAGATCACACGTCCATCCCTGATCTTATGCTTGAGAAAGCCGAGCAGCAGGTCGTGGTCTAGGGTGTCGAAACACGCTGCGATGTCGCCGTCCACCACCCAGCGGTTTTCCTCCGAGCGGGTGCGCTGGGCATAGATCAGCGCCTGATCGAGCGAAATGCCCGGACGAAATCCAAAACTGCAGGGCAGGAATTCCGGTTCCCACATGGGTTCCAGCACCTGCTGGGCGGCGCGCTGGGCAACGCGATCGCGCACGGAAAGGATGGCAAGCACGCGCTGTTGTCCGTTCGACTTGGGGATCGAGAAATAGGAAGGTGGCGTGGGTTGATACCTGCCCTTCATAAGCATGCTTCGCAGGACCTTGATCTGGGTGGTCAGGTCCTGCTCGAATTCAGCCAGGGACACGCCGTCCGGTCCCGACGCGCGCTGGCGGCGGTACTTGGGAATATTGCCGCGGACCGTGCGCCAGGCGGAAAGCAGATTTTCCGGGGCGGCGATCAATTCAAGTAATTTCATGGTCATGGTGATTCTCACTTTCCTTCCATTGCAAATCCGATGTATGCACCAGCACGACAT from Anaerolineales bacterium includes:
- a CDS encoding reverse transcriptase domain-containing protein, which produces MTMKLLELIAAPENLLSAWRTVRGNIPKYRRQRASGPDGVSLAEFEQDLTTQIKVLRSMLMKGRYQPTPPSYFSIPKSNGQQRVLAILSVRDRVAQRAAQQVLEPMWEPEFLPCSFGFRPGISLDQALIYAQRTRSEENRWVVDGDIAACFDTLDHDLLLGFLKHKIRDGRVISLLHGWLDVGVMQMGPPQLVDMRFARQVESLKGYVKQGFEWVLESFAQHADPYARYGGASYYHDPAVYPEADMDPVNPGAAYPERDMIVTQMKHTALRQAVVSGAMFSFGFLRSRLGGALAKAGSLFKIAVSTPAGRRLLKRNAWTVGGFAGVAAVAAVTAYMMNRKAGPAPVGVLQGSPLSPLLANIYLHPFDVTMLQAGHRLARFADDWVILCPTQEHAETAYNDALRSLDRLHLKVNPAKTRILTPEQELEWLGAVIR